The DNA segment ACTTCCGAGtaattttctcctttttatcttctttttttgtatttatctGCGTAtcatcttgtttttttttctttgatgcCGTTTACAATGAAGTAGAGGCCTTGAGGAAATTCTAATTCGTATTAATCTACGTCTCGTGTGGAATAAGTACATTAGACATTAATGACGGCCTAGGGAGAAATGCCCCACCAGGGGATCGAGCTgacaatttgtttaaaatatcCAATTCTATAATTGACGTAAAAATGGGATCTTTCTCCCAGAAATAATttgcaaattatttaattttttgaatcccctcatttttttagaCAAATTTAATATCTTTTTCCCCCGGTAAAATCATTAAAGTGTACGTCATTACAAACTACGCTTCAAATGCAAATATTTTATACCCAAAGACGACCCTTCTCATCTGTCCACACACTGAAAGTCTTATAAATGCCACTCAGGCGCATCCCCTACCTAATTTTACTCTCAATAAACGCGTGACATGTGAACAAAAGGTGAATTAAGTCGATTCAGGGGgctgaattttattgaaatatagGAGAATAACAGTTATAAATTGGCTCTGTTAACTATCCACCTTGTTACTGCGCGAAATGGAAGCCCTAGTGAAAATTCCCCTGGAATCGTCAAAACTGTCCTTGGAAAAATCGATCACTGAAGGTCGGAACTGATACCCAACATTTCCTGCATACATATCCGTATGAATGCTTGTCTGCATGTGCGTTGAAGGAAAGAAAAGGGGCAGAAAGGGATGTTTGAGATGtccagaaatttttcgaattcAATTCACGATTATTAccaacaaaattttcaatctctcCAATTTGCATTTAACAACACATTATTATAAACAATGCTGGGTGAAAATGGACCGCTTGTTTAGTCAGAATCGTTTAATTTTATcgctaaaataaaaatttcctaacCGTGGGATATTTCATTAGTGATAGTTCATTTGGTTCCCGGGTCGTATTTTACCCCGATCGTTTCTACCTAAATGATTGTTTATTTACGGCAACtcattgaatttatattttgggTTACCAGTAACAATGATGACGACTGATACAAAGAGAGTTTCTAAACGGACTGAGGGTTCTTTAGATTATgggaaaagagagagagagcgagagacagggagagagagagtgagggagagTCCAAGAGGAGGGGAGAAGGGAAGAGATCCGTCAACTGCAGCACAGTTGTACACGACGTTTACATAACTCTCTGTTGGGTCAAATTGTTGTATAGCTCGTGTTATCCGTTTTCGATTACGCAACTGGATATTCAGGAGCGTTCGCGCGCGATTCCGTGAACAAATATGTATCCTAACGTGCGTGATTTAATTGACATATTGTTTCAGTGAATCAATCCATTGAAACTTTGTCTCCAACAAAATTCTCCTCATCTCATTTACCCCTCCCTTATTCACCCAAAAATTCCTACCCTCAAATCTTAATGATGTAATGGTAATAATTTAAATGAGATTTCATCTCTtgtgtcaataatttttattcctcccTCTTAATCTGAAATGCACGTCTCGTCGAGCAATTGGCGAGCGCTGAGACAACAAATTAACTGCCAATTATTGATATCGAGTGAGTGGAGCTGACGTACCCAAggatttaattctttattcatCCTTTTGcctgatgaaaaataattagaagATGCAGGGgatgaatacaaaaaaaaaaaaccgacagTGGAGAAGAGGGAGGGGGGATTGTTCATCCAAGGAGAAAGGAAAGTATATCATTTCCACTGACCGGGTGTCGTTTTTCCAATCACTCCTGGAAACACCATCGAACCGGAGGAAAAAGAGAATAGACGAAAAAGTTAGTCCCTTCGAGGGGTTTCGAATTTCTACGGTCTGAGAAAGTgtgaagagaaaataataaaaattaagggaCAAATTAGTTTACtgaggtgaaaaaattattaatatgtataattaaaaataaatattcttacTCCATCAATTGTACATCATTCTATCTAcatgaataatatatttttgtattgATAGACTGACACTGTAATAATGAACAACCCGAAAAATCTCCCAATCAACAAAAACAACAATAAGccctattttcattgaatgatgAATGCAGTCGATTAATGGGGTACGAGCttgacaaacaaaaaaaaaatccggggATAACGTGGTCACTTCAAACGTGCGCCCCACAATCACCCGACGATAATGACGTTGGCTACATCTACAGGATAAACACATCCAACTGCATCCCTCTTTACCTTAATCAACGTTAATTAATACCGGTACAATCCATTGCATACGCATCCACAACTAATCCCATGTAACCTTCAGTTCCATCcccttctcccccccccccccgcctcTTTCAGTCTCAGTCTCTCTTGCAGAATCCGCCCATTGACATATGATTTTGATACTTTTCCTCATATGAAATTCAGAGGTAGAGTTGAAGAGGCGAAAtatccaagaaaaaaaaaacagtcgaGGGGAAAACTTTTAAGGGTTCTATATTGTATGACAATAGAGACATCGCGTCATTTATTTGCATTTCTTATTCGTTCTCTGGTGGTGGAAGagataggaaaaaaatattcatttttatctcgttttaGTAATTATCATGCGAAAAGCATTTCCTAAAATTCAGATTAAGAATTTTAATTGGTAAATATTTcctaaaaataattggaaGTGCCGAATGGTACGAAGTTCAATAGAACATCCCTTCCACCTTCCAAATCATCCCTAAGAATTCGCCCTTTAAATATCTCgatcgcaatttttttaattcacccaATCCCTCAATTCGTTCATTTATATGATACCCTAAATTCCATTCAtattattctcaattttccggaaaacTGTCAGTGATTATTTGTGACAGATTGCCGATAATCAGTGGCATGCCCCTGAAAATGAAAACttccttttttcttttctcccgGAATATCATGAACACACGTGAGGGCTGTCCTCACGAGAGGAGTGTCGGCCATCCACCCTCCCCATCTGCATTGATGGGTGTTATTCTCTTGCATCGCAACTACAACTCGCGAGTGGGGTGCACATCAGGGCGGTTTTAGTCCACTCCCACCTGCGGCGTACTCCGGCGCTGTGCGATAAGCGCGAAGGCAATAGTCCCAGGTAGTTCAACAGATATCTTACATTGACCACGTGGCTTCTACCACGCTCGTGTGCCCACAGCGCTCAAAGCACTGGAGGTCTCCACCTTTCCCATCGTGAGTTTATAGTTTAGTTTCCGCGTACTCAACCGCCGGTCAACAGTCATTATCGTGTTATAACAATTGTGATAAGGGAAgtggagggaattttttaaaataacatTTCACGTGACACCTGTTGgataatttaacaaaaaactGGAGGAGCCCGGGAGATATCACCTTGTCCTTATCAGGGGAGGGTGGCGAAGGAGCATCACAGAGGGACAACAATGCGGAACTACCCCCTAACATCACGTGCTGGATGTACAGCCTCTTCCGTAAGAAAATGAGAACGCTAATTTAATTCTATTCAGAAGCTCTTTTTTTCAATCGAGAAAATcatgttttttcattcacattttttgggcattttttttcacccgctTTTTTgtcgttaataatttttttttatttcccaagttacaatattaaatgaagagaaaacaCATTgaagatcaattttttaaaatcagttTATCAACCTTTTCTTTCCCTGTCTAACAGAATTATCTCCCCAATAAAAAGACTTCCCCCAAGAATCAGTATCCCGATGTCAAATAATAgacagaaaaatttatattccagcaaaataaaaaataaaaatggtccAATCTATATTTTCCTGTAATCAATTACACCATGGGGTCACCCGTTCATCTGCCATCTTCccattaatttcaaaatctCAAAAGGGATTAACTGAGAATACGCTGCACTTCGAACATTGCGCAAATCTGTACACGTATCTGCACGCGGCCTCTCACAttaccccctcctccccctcaccaTCTCTATCACACTATCAGTTATCCATAGATATACAATCACGAGTAGTTGAAAGAGTCGCATCAATCGtccaattgaaataattattcgtataatttttttgtcatccgAAAGATGAAAACAGATTGTTGTCGAACGGGGGGACAGGTGTCGATGATCTCACCGGGTATTCTGATGATCAAATGGTCGATGATACCGCCAATAATCATCGATCACTGAACCATAGTTTGTGTATCAACAGCTGCAATACACCAAGTACTGAGGAAGTTAACAAGTGTGACATAGACAAAGTGACTGACAGTAGAACAACTGACGGTCTGGATCaactattaaattttcatcgcacaaataataataataatcgagACATGGTGGCACAAGACATGGCCCAGAGCTACAATCAGCTCTTTCATGCTGCCCAGGAACCCCAGGATTTTGTATCCCTGGAGGAGCTCAGGCCGCAAGTACATCATGAACAAAATATTGTTATATCCAATGGTACACCTATTTATCTCAATGAACGAGATAATGAACACGGACTGAGGACATATTTCAATCTCGCAACGCTCCCAAAGTAAGTGATATCAATGTGtcatcaatattttaattgctAATTAGTTGGTAATTCATAATTCAAcaagtcaataaaaaaatctcttcgtctggtaaaattaatttttaaaaaaccgcAAATTCTATCCgtaaaaatgtaaaagttCATTGCACGATTCCATTTACCCCTAatatgaaatggaaaataatgttAAAAACGTGTGATCGTGATGTCGTGACACTGCGGTAAGTACTGGGTCAATCGTGGGGACAAGCGTCGCGTCATCGACGCGCGACGGTAGCACGAGCCCCACACTTTACTCTATTTTCTTCTTCGCTGAtcgttaattttctttttttttctatcatttgACAATCGTGTGTGCGCATACGAGGATACGATTTAAATTGTCGTAGATTTATTTCCCGCTTGTTTCTCCTGATTTTTAACTGGTGCATTATGCAACACAAAGCCGATAGAACCCCGGTGAGATTAGTCATGAGGGGTCTGTTAGATTTTTCAGTCTGCCTGCATCAGCAATTCACGAGatagagatttttttcttcatttttttccatttcaatttcACTTGTGCCCCTTTACCGAACTGATCAGAAGGGCGGTAGAATTGTTGAGTGATATTTTTATACGTCGAAAGGGACAGTAAAATAAACTCATTTtagtaaaatacatttttagtTTGAGAATAAAATCTCTGAACTCTCATTAAAGCCCTATTTGCTTGAAAATTTCCCAACATTTAATCCACAAGTACTTTTaacaaattataattaataataatggcAATTGGCTGCTGCCAACGACATTGTCttatcattaataaattcaatatagTTGAGATCGTTAGATCGTTATACTAAAATGAGTTTTTCATTGCGCTGAGTCAGTTGCATCATGATTGATACACACGGAACTCATGAGTTGGAATAGTGTGGCGTTTATCAACGGATAAGTATCATCAGCATATCACCCATTCCGAGTGTATCAACTTGACGGCCTTGATTCCCCACATTTTTCCctgtaaaaaaatcctcacgaTGTATTGCCAATTTATGTGAATATATTTGTCGATCGAGCCacgtaaaaattacatttaattacattttttttctctactagTATTAAAGCGACTAATTCTCGTGaatcacatgaaaaaaaaaaccaattaaTTCGTGGTATTGTCATCTTTCGATTACTGTGAATGGACTCgtcatgaaatatttatcactGCAAAATCATTGATTCCATAGGATCATTCGAGCAACTACAAGATCCAGGATAAAAgcaaatgaaatttgaaaagaaaaacaactATTAGAAATTTCTTGAAAGTTGAGGATCAATTTTATCAGAATTTCCAATATTATGAGTTTGAATGTATTTAAATTCTCTTTAATAGTGAAATCAGAACCCAGAATGCATCAATCGACGGAGACAAATCCCTAGCACCCACTTCAACGTCCCCAATCTCTCCACCAACAAAAACTGAACTAATAGGAGAAACGAATAAGCAAACCCATCACCAGGGTGATAAACCCTCTAACACGTCAATAATGCACATCGGTCAACAGCCAACAGTATCTAGTCATCGAAATCATCACCAACAGAGACGTCATCCCAAGCAATTTGAGAAAAGTGATTCAGTGAGTGAACACCCCAACGATTACTCACCGGGTTCCCGAAAAAGAAAGCTCTCCAGTCAGTAAGTAATTTCTATCTTTTTACGAATGTCATTTAACAGCTGATTAACTTGAATGACCTCCCACAATTCGgtatttctggaattttcttggatcatcttaaaaatcaaattgacaacgattttataataattttgtattgCTAATATTGTCCCAACATTAAACTCTAATCATTCCATAATTGCCAATCAAAGTGAATCAAAACATCAAAGACTGTGGCCTTTGCGATTCTCACGGGATGTATCTGATCCCTCGTTCCAGCCGGTTGATTCTACTCGAGGGGCCCTTACACTTGACCTGCAACCCATCAAGAAATACCCCGCACCTAACATACGAAGAAATTTCGTATCGACAGAACTACGCGCTCATATACCGTATGAGAAACCCCTCAACAGTCTCTACGTTTGTTTATACGACATTCTGCTCGCGTCGTGGTTGCAGACCCCCCGGGGGACCGAGGGGTGTAAAGAGAGGGAATAATGACGAAAGTGAAGCACCATAAGCGACAATGTATTCACCCCTGTTAACTTGAGTTCTAGAAATTTGCGGAAACTTAAGTCAAAGTGAAAATGTACAAACACGTCATAGAGGCATTCTTTTTTTCTCCGGAATGTTTCCAACTTCTTAGGAATGTCAGTGATTGTTAGTGCTAAATCCTGAATTATTacacagaataaaaaatttctcctgaatttttaatgacaccCAATCGTCATAAGTTTTCGTCGGGAATTTAGAGAATTTCAGTGATACAAATCTTTCTAGCATCAGGcacaagaatttttcaaatccagttgattaatatttattcccAGCATCAGGACTAATTtacttattgatttttttttcagggatGAGAGTGATATCCTGGACGATACCACAGACGACTCAAAATCCTCTCGAACCAATACCGACAGTAAAAAGTGAGTACAACATcgattatgaaatatttttcttttcacatCGCGTAATTCATTAAAGCACCGAGTCTAGGTAATAAGTTTACTATTAAGTAACTTGACACTGAAAAATGCAGATACGCATTTAATGACAATTGTAACCTTGGCCTACCTTGACTCCTCAACAACGCAAGTTGGCTTCGTGACGTTAACGGACTCTGACAAAGCCCAGTCGATGAAGCAAGAGTCTACAAAGAGGATCATGGAATTGtgtcaatgaatattttgttacAAAATGGAAGAAGACGGAAGAAGATTATTTTCTTGggagagaaattaattatttttaggagtttccagtttctccacgtcaAATACACAAATATTACAATTATGTTGAATTGTGGTATGAAAATGTTacactttaaataaatttctttaataattatcaacatgtagaattattccagattattttacataaatctaattttttgataaaattttataaaataaattctcccaAGAAAATGATTGCTTGGATTATTTGTCAACAGTGTGCCTTTATTCATACCCTCGATTAACTCCTgacattttaataaaaaataaaattgacccCTGGAATAAAAGGATCAGttatcccggaaaaatcaattccaTAATCATCTTTCAGGCAAAACCacagtgaaattgaaaagcgTCGTCGTGACAAGATGAACACCTACATAACCGAGCTATCATCAATGATCCCAATGTGTCACGCAATGTCCCGAAAGCTCGATAAACTAACTGTCCTCCGTATGGCTGTCCAACACTTGAAAACTATTCTCGGAGCAGTTACCTCGTACTCGGAGGGTCATTACAAGCCGGCCTTTCTGAGTGATCAAGAATTAAAGACCCTCATTCTGCAGGTAAATCACGCAATTGCGACAACACCCGTAGGAAAGAGACAAGTGGTACCTGTAGCGCTAAGGGGGTAATAAACGCTCAAAcaggcgagaaaaaaaattcaataaaaatttgtaccagaaaagaaaaacgtaaaaatgaaatttcgaaaTGTAATACGCAACTGACGTaaaatagaattgaaaaatgtcagCCGAAGCTGACATTGTATTTACTATTCTCGGTATTTCCCCatcaaattccaaattttcttaaggatttttttttatttcctttgagactttaattttcagatgcaacaaaaatttaattttcctccGTCTGAAAACACATGTACCACCAATCCAAGTTCCGTTTGACGCTCAAACTTATTTCTTCTGTGATTCTGAGCATCTGTAGGACTTCTCCAGTACCCAACTACCCAACTAAATTTCAC comes from the Diachasmimorpha longicaudata isolate KC_UGA_2023 chromosome 11, iyDiaLong2, whole genome shotgun sequence genome and includes:
- the LOC135167697 gene encoding protein cycle-like isoform X3 codes for the protein MYSLFHENRLLSNGGTGVDDLTGYSDDQMVDDTANNHRSLNHSLCINSCNTPSTEEVNKCDIDKVTDSRTTDGLDQLLNFHRTNNNNNRDMVAQDMAQSYNQLFHAAQEPQDFVSLEELRPQVHHEQNIVISNGTPIYLNERDNEHGLRTYFNLATLPNEIRTQNASIDGDKSLAPTSTSPISPPTKTELIGETNKQTHHQGDKPSNTSIMHIGQQPTVSSHRNHHQQRRHPKQFEKSDSVSEHPNDYSPGSRKRKLSSQDESDILDDTTDDSKSSRTNTDSKKQNHSEIEKRRRDKMNTYITELSSMIPMCHAMSRKLDKLTVLRMAVQHLKTILGAVTSYSEGHYKPAFLSDQELKTLILQAAEGFVFVVGCDRGRILYVSESVSKTLNYSQDELLGQSWFDILHPKDVAKVKEQLSSEHSPRERLIDAKTMLPVKTDVPQGATRLGPGARRSFFCRMKRKADSSTNCGESQVKEEADTTTGGHRRKKQQNSDWKYCVIQCTGYLKSWAPAKMGADQEQEGEGLEGENCNLSCLVAVGRVTPSLLELSLGMGLPKLNTIMFVTRYAIDGKFIFVDQIATLVLGFLPQELLGTSMYEYYHHDDIPHLAESHKTALQTTDHITTQVYRFRAKTASFVRLQSEWFAFRNPWTKDIDYIIAKNSAIL